Within Deltaproteobacteria bacterium, the genomic segment CATCCTGATCACCATTCTGGAGATCTTTCTACTGCTCGGCGGGGGAATGGATCTTTTCGAATCGGTCTGCCATGCCTTCTGCACCATGCCCACCGGGGGATTTTCCCCCAAGAATGCCAGCATCGCCCACTACCAAAGCCCTTACATGGAAACGGTCATCATCGTTTTCATGGTTCTGGCCGGGATCAATTTTTCCCTCCACTACCGATTGATCAAAGGGGACTGGGGTGTCTTCGGAAAGGATCCGGAATGCCGGGTCTTTCTGACCCTGGTGGCAATATTCACCTTTATGGTGACGCTCGATATCCACGGCGCGGCATACGATTCCTTCCTCGCCGCTTTTCGTTACGCGGCCTTTCAGGTCAGCTCCCTCATGACCACGACTGGTTTCGTCACCGCGGACTATGATCAGTGGCCCGCCCTCTCCCAGAAAATCTTGCTCCTCTGCATGTTCCTCGGAGGTATGGCCGGATCAACGGGAGGAGGAATGAAAACCCTTCGGATTATGCTCCTTGCCAAGCATGCCTACCGGGAAATCTTCCGGATCATTCATCCCCATGCCGTAACCACCGTGAAACTGGGTGGAAAGCCTGTTCCTCCGGATGTTCTGAGCAGCATCTGGGGATTTTTCGTCCTATACCTTGGACTCTTCGTGGGGGCTGCGCTTCTCATGTCCTCCATCGGGATGGACCTGATCTCCGCCTTTGCCTCGGTTGCCGCCTGCATCTTCAATGTGGGTCCGGGTCTGGGGACCGTGGGGCCTGTAAAAAACTACCTTGCTGTTCCCCTTGTGGGGAAGTGGACCCTCATTTTCTGCATGCTGCTGGGGAGGCTTGAAATCTACACGGTCATCGTTCTCTTGATTCCCGAATATTGGAGAAAGTGATCTCAGGTCAACACCTTTATCATCAGGGGGATGGCGACAAAGGTACCCAGGGAACTGCCTATATTGGTGAAAACAACCACCATGAGGATCCGCGTGATCTTGTTGCGCCAGAAGCCCTTTAGAGAAGAGATATCTTCGGGGAGGTTTTCGAAGTCTTTCACCTTTGGTTTTCCCAGAAAGGCCTCCACCAGTCCGGCAACCCAACCGGCGGCGATCATGGGATTGAGGGAAGTGAAGGGTGAGGCGACAACAGCGCTCAGGATGGTCAGGGGATGCGCCAGGGCGGCGGCTGCTCCCAGACCGGCCAGCACGGCGTTCGCCGATACCCACCATTTCACCATATTGGATCCGCTGCTGGGACCTGCAATGAAAAAACCCAGCACGATGAGGCAAAGGATGAGGGCGGGAATCATCCACTTCAATATACCTCCGAGGCGCCCTTTAGGTGGAAGCCTCTCGAGGTCCGCCACGTCCACGGGTTCGTCCCAGTATCTCTCTATTCCCGGGACGTGTCCCGCCCCCACGATTGCAACGATCCGGTTCCCGGGGGCAGTCCGGATCTTTTCCGCCAGGTAGCGGTCCCTTTCATCTATCAGGATCTCCCGGATTTCCGGGAAGGACTCCCCGATCTCCGAGAGGAGGGTTTCCAAGACATCCCGGTTTTTCATTTTCTCAACATCTTCTTCGGTGATGTCTTCCATTTCCCCCACGGAAGCAATGAGATGGAACAGAAGTTTGAGCTTTTTCCAAAAACCCATGAGTCTCCAGGTCCGAGAAAGGGTGATCCGAATATCTCGATCCGCCGGGTATATATGGGCACCCACGGCCATTCCTGCTTGAACGGCCCTGATCATCTCCTCCCCGGGCCGGATACCCAATTTTCTCCCGATTTTCTTTTGAAAATAAGACAGCATAA encodes:
- a CDS encoding TraB/GumN family protein; this translates as MENDAGNIRRMTSGEKEIILIGTAHISKQSAETVERVIKEEKPDTVCIELCRSRYQALIKKQQWQEMQLLKVIKEKKAFLLLSNLMLSYFQKKIGRKLGIRPGEEMIRAVQAGMAVGAHIYPADRDIRITLSRTWRLMGFWKKLKLLFHLIASVGEMEDITEEDVEKMKNRDVLETLLSEIGESFPEIREILIDERDRYLAEKIRTAPGNRIVAIVGAGHVPGIERYWDEPVDVADLERLPPKGRLGGILKWMIPALILCLIVLGFFIAGPSSGSNMVKWWVSANAVLAGLGAAAALAHPLTILSAVVASPFTSLNPMIAAGWVAGLVEAFLGKPKVKDFENLPEDISSLKGFWRNKITRILMVVVFTNIGSSLGTFVAIPLMIKVLT
- a CDS encoding TrkH family potassium uptake protein, which produces MHPRQIFRFIGILLFFLGLSMSLALLVSLIYHEQASWAILFSLVITSAAGLILYSLAGKDGGNHLSHRDGVAIVTLGWAAAGLVGSLPFLLSGTITGFTDAYFESISGFTTTGASILSNIEAVPRGLLMWRSITQWLGGMGIIVLSIAILPFLGIGGMQLYKAEIPSPVVDKLKPRISDTAKTLWLVYILITILEIFLLLGGGMDLFESVCHAFCTMPTGGFSPKNASIAHYQSPYMETVIIVFMVLAGINFSLHYRLIKGDWGVFGKDPECRVFLTLVAIFTFMVTLDIHGAAYDSFLAAFRYAAFQVSSLMTTTGFVTADYDQWPALSQKILLLCMFLGGMAGSTGGGMKTLRIMLLAKHAYREIFRIIHPHAVTTVKLGGKPVPPDVLSSIWGFFVLYLGLFVGAALLMSSIGMDLISAFASVAACIFNVGPGLGTVGPVKNYLAVPLVGKWTLIFCMLLGRLEIYTVIVLLIPEYWRK